A section of the Drosophila sechellia strain sech25 chromosome 3L, ASM438219v1, whole genome shotgun sequence genome encodes:
- the LOC6605106 gene encoding mediator of RNA polymerase II transcription subunit 15 isoform X6, producing the protein MVAQWKIINENYKNLEGYKRVAWPPASEERIIREFTPQPQTQSPAPGAGGYYPQAHAPTAAAAAPPQGPIYNNVQPRTTQPPQNAYPSAPQTISTAYPTNQYPDSYPHQEQQQQQPVQYTQAQFGRQRSREPVQVPAPSPAPATDPSGYPYQTNYQSNYPQEQLQAVNNVGGGWKHIGAPQPKSRSEFTAGNGAYPPFQGSYQQQQPQQQQQYGAPSYDGQQQQPAAQWQQQQQQQYQPQSQAQAPYQPPQWNQPQQQQQQPSYQASPYQQQQQQQQPSYYPQQNGGATYAQPPYNSYSQPQLPYSQDQTDLQQQQQQQQQQQQQYPGAYAGQDSYRGASPGIITLRKETPVSQKPAPVYTSQPAAVSYQGGSKLRGDLKWPPPEYKEAAARENEERRQLALGPVCRPRRVNRDYTPFFAKHQLNNGYPSYKVPPGTQHIFG; encoded by the exons ATGGTCGCTCAGTGGAAAATCATCAACGAGAACTACAAAAATCTGGAGg GCTACAAGCGTGTGGCCTGGCCACCGGCCTCCGAGGAGCGGATCATCCGGGAGTTCACCCCCCAGCCGCAGACGCAGAGTCCGGCTCCCGGTGCCGGAGGCTACTATCCGCAGGCCCACGCCcccacagcagcagctgccgctCCACCTCAG GGTCCCATTTATAACAACGTCCAGCCAcgcaccacccaaccaccacAAAATGCCTACCCATCGGCACCACAAACCATCAGCACCGCCTACCCCACCAACCAGTACCCAGATAGTTATCCGcatcaggagcagcagcagcaacagcctgTGCAGTACACACAGGCGCAGTTCGGTCGGCAGCGCTCGAGGGAACCCGTCCAGGTTCCAGCTCCATCTCCAGCTCCCGCAACCGATCCCAGCGGTTATCCGTACCAGACTAACTATCAGTCCAACTATCCGCAGGAGCAGTTGCAGGCAGTGAACAATGTGGGTGGTGGCTGGAAACACATTGGTGCTCCGCAGCCCAAGTCACGCAGTGAATTCACCGCCGGCAATGGAGCCTATCCCCCGTTCCAGGGATcctaccagcagcagcagccgcag cagcagcagcagtacgGTGCTCCGTCTTAcgatggccagcagcagcagcctgcAGCACagtggcaacagcagcagcagcagcagtatcaGCCTCAATCGCAGGCTCAGGCGCCCTATCAGCCACCACAGTGGaaccagccgcagcagcagcagcagcagccatcgTACCAGGCTTCACCgtaccaacagcaacagcagcagcaacagccatCCTATTACCCACAGCAAAATGGTGGCGCGACCTATGCTCAACCCCCATACAATTCTTATTCGCAGCCCCAGTTGCCCTACTCGCAGGATCAGactgatctgcagcagcagcaacagcaacagcagcagcagcagcagcagtatcCGGGAGCCTACGCTGGCCAGGATAGCTACCGGGGCGCCAGTCCCGGCATCATCACCCTGCGCAAGGAGACTCCAGTCAGCCAGAAGCCTGCGCCAGTCTACACTTCGCAGCCAGCCGCCGTCAGTTATCAGG GAGGCAGCAAATTGCGCGGAGATTTGAAGTGGCCACCACCGGAGTACAAGGAGGCCGCGGCTCGCGAGAACGAGGAACGACGCCAGTTGGCGTTGGGCCCCGTCTGCCGTCCCAGGAGAGTCAACCGG GACTACACACCCTTCTTTGCCAAGCACCAGTTGAACAATGGCTATCCCAGCTACAAGGTGCCTCCGGGCACCCAGCACATTTTCGGCTAA
- the LOC6605108 gene encoding protein phosphatase inhibitor 2 isoform X1: MQNNPSPQLPCKGILKTSRSFDKSGASFRKSAKFDELNVMQTFHPADKDYGHMKIDEPKTPYNYTEGFDENRDELDTELLVEKLRIAANTQPSTESIEDDGSSGDEQPLSEEERQRRREFERRRKAHYREFEAVKLARKLIQEEDDDDDDEDKGADSRPSGSAQGASSSGRFASSSAKRSSSQADSTTSPSTSAGQNMDLEPSNN, translated from the exons ATGCAGAACAATCCCAGCCCACAGCTACCCTGTAAGGGTATACTCAAGACTTCGCGTAGCTTCGATAAGTCGGGAGCCAG TTTTCGCAAAAGTGCCAAGTTCGATGAGCTGAACGTGATGCAGACCTTCCATCCGGCCGACAAGGACTACGGACACATGAAAATCGATGAGCCCAAAACGCCGTACAACTACACGGAAGGCTTCGACGAGAACAGGGACGAGCTGGACACGGAGTTGCTAGTGGAGAA ACTCCGCATAGCGGCTAACACACAGCCGTCGACAGAGAGCATCGAGGACGATGGTTCCTCCGGTGATGAACAGCCCCTTAGCGAAGAGGAGCGAC AACGGCGACGCGAATTCGAGCGACGTCGCAAGGCCCACTATCGCGAGTTTGAGGCAGTCAAGCTTGCACGAAAACTGATCcaggaggaggacgacgacgatgacgacgaggaCAAGGGTGCGGATAGCCGGCCCTCGGGCTCGGCACAGGGCGCTTCCAGCTCCGGACGATTCGCGAGCAGTTCGGCCAAAAGGTCGAGCTCTCAGGCTGACTCCACCACATCCCCGTCTACCAGCGCCGGCCAGAATATGGACCTGGAGCCATCGAACAACTAG
- the LOC6605107 gene encoding probable insulin-like peptide 5: MMFRSVIPVLLFLFPLLLSAQAANSLRACGPALMDMLRVACPNGFNSMFAKRGTLGLFDYEDHLADLDSSESHHMNSLSSIRRDFRGVVDSCCRKSCSLSTLRTYCDS; this comes from the exons ATGATGTTCCGCTCCGTGATCCCAGTGCTCCTGTTCCTGTTCCCGCTCCTGCTATCCGCCCAGGCCGCAAACTCGCTGCGGGCTTGTGGCCCAGCATTGATGGACATGCTGAGGGTGGCCTGCCCCAACGGATTCAATTCGATGTTCGCCAAACGAGGCACCT TGGGCCTATTCGATTATGAGGACCACTTGGCGGATCTGGATAGCTCCGAATCTCACCACATGAACTCACTGTCGAGCATTCGGCGCGATTTTCGCGGCGTTGTCGACTCCTGTTGCCGCAAATCGTGTTCCTTGTCCACGTTGAGGACATACTGCGACTCCTAA
- the LOC6605108 gene encoding protein phosphatase inhibitor 2 isoform X2 translates to MEAVVQAEAYGNNAWDGQRGVAGALLAAVATQWAAMATPPRARGFAATCAIIIWRTSRFQCLFGYCRRDSRLSSSNSGSSNRNNNHKIYEIINDSQPPDVTQIARMQNNPSPQLPCKGILKTSRSFDKSGASFRKSAKFDELNVMQTFHPADKDYGHMKIDEPKTPYNYTEGFDENRDELDTELLVEKLRIAANTQPSTESIEDDGSSGDEQPLSEEERQRRREFERRRKAHYREFEAVKLARKLIQEEDDDDDDEDKGADSRPSGSAQGASSSGRFASSSAKRSSSQADSTTSPSTSAGQNMDLEPSNN, encoded by the exons ATGGAGGCGGTGGTGCAGGCGGAGGCGTATGGCAACAATGCGTGGGATGGTCAGCGGGGCGTTGCTGGGGCATTGCTGGCCGCAGTGGCCACCCAGTGGGCGGCAATGGCAACCCCTCCAAGGGCACGAGGTTTCGCGGCGACCTGTGCCATTATAATCTGGCGAACATCGCGATTTCAGTGCCTGTTCGGCTACTGCCGCCGTGATTCACGATtgtccagcagcaacagtggcagcagcaacagaaacaacaaccaTAAAATCTACGAAATCATCAATGACTCCCAACCGCCTGAC GTAACACAGATAGCCAGGATGCAGAACAATCCCAGCCCACAGCTACCCTGTAAGGGTATACTCAAGACTTCGCGTAGCTTCGATAAGTCGGGAGCCAG TTTTCGCAAAAGTGCCAAGTTCGATGAGCTGAACGTGATGCAGACCTTCCATCCGGCCGACAAGGACTACGGACACATGAAAATCGATGAGCCCAAAACGCCGTACAACTACACGGAAGGCTTCGACGAGAACAGGGACGAGCTGGACACGGAGTTGCTAGTGGAGAA ACTCCGCATAGCGGCTAACACACAGCCGTCGACAGAGAGCATCGAGGACGATGGTTCCTCCGGTGATGAACAGCCCCTTAGCGAAGAGGAGCGAC AACGGCGACGCGAATTCGAGCGACGTCGCAAGGCCCACTATCGCGAGTTTGAGGCAGTCAAGCTTGCACGAAAACTGATCcaggaggaggacgacgacgatgacgacgaggaCAAGGGTGCGGATAGCCGGCCCTCGGGCTCGGCACAGGGCGCTTCCAGCTCCGGACGATTCGCGAGCAGTTCGGCCAAAAGGTCGAGCTCTCAGGCTGACTCCACCACATCCCCGTCTACCAGCGCCGGCCAGAATATGGACCTGGAGCCATCGAACAACTAG
- the LOC6605106 gene encoding vacuolar protein sorting-associated protein 27 isoform X11, whose product MVAQWKIINENYKNLEGYKRVAWPPASEERIIREFTPQPQTQSPAPGAGGYYPQAHAPTAAAAAPPQPQLPYSQDQTDLQQQQQQQQQQQQQYPGAYAGQDSYRGASPGIITLRKETPVSQKPAPVYTSQPAAVSYQGGSKLRGDLKWPPPEYKEAAARENEERRQLALGPVCRPRRVNRDYTPFFAKHQLNNGYPSYKVPPGTQHIFG is encoded by the exons ATGGTCGCTCAGTGGAAAATCATCAACGAGAACTACAAAAATCTGGAGg GCTACAAGCGTGTGGCCTGGCCACCGGCCTCCGAGGAGCGGATCATCCGGGAGTTCACCCCCCAGCCGCAGACGCAGAGTCCGGCTCCCGGTGCCGGAGGCTACTATCCGCAGGCCCACGCCcccacagcagcagctgccgctCCACCTCAG CCCCAGTTGCCCTACTCGCAGGATCAGactgatctgcagcagcagcaacagcaacagcagcagcagcagcagcagtatcCGGGAGCCTACGCTGGCCAGGATAGCTACCGGGGCGCCAGTCCCGGCATCATCACCCTGCGCAAGGAGACTCCAGTCAGCCAGAAGCCTGCGCCAGTCTACACTTCGCAGCCAGCCGCCGTCAGTTATCAGG GAGGCAGCAAATTGCGCGGAGATTTGAAGTGGCCACCACCGGAGTACAAGGAGGCCGCGGCTCGCGAGAACGAGGAACGACGCCAGTTGGCGTTGGGCCCCGTCTGCCGTCCCAGGAGAGTCAACCGG GACTACACACCCTTCTTTGCCAAGCACCAGTTGAACAATGGCTATCCCAGCTACAAGGTGCCTCCGGGCACCCAGCACATTTTCGGCTAA
- the LOC6605106 gene encoding mediator of RNA polymerase II transcription subunit 15 isoform X5, which yields MVAQWKIINENYKNLEGYKRVAWPPASEERIIREFTPQPQTQSPAPGAGGYYPQAHAPTAAAAAPPQGPIYNNVQPRTTQPPQNAYPSAPQTISTAYPTNQYPDSYPHQEQQQQQPVQYTQAQFGRQRSREPVQVPAPSPAPATDPSGYPYQTNYQSNYPQEQLQAVNNVGGGWKHIGAPQPKSRSEFTAGNGAYPPFQGSYQQQQPQQQQQQYGAPSYDGQQQQPAAQWQQQQQQQYQPQSQAQAPYQPPQWNQPQQQQQQPSYQASPYQQQQQQQQPSYYPQQNGGATYAQPPYNSYSQPQLPYSQDQTDLQQQQQQQQQQQQQYPGAYAGQDSYRGASPGIITLRKETPVSQKPAPVYTSQPAAVSYQGGSKLRGDLKWPPPEYKEAAARENEERRQLALGPVCRPRRVNRQDYTPFFAKHQLNNGYPSYKVPPGTQHIFG from the exons ATGGTCGCTCAGTGGAAAATCATCAACGAGAACTACAAAAATCTGGAGg GCTACAAGCGTGTGGCCTGGCCACCGGCCTCCGAGGAGCGGATCATCCGGGAGTTCACCCCCCAGCCGCAGACGCAGAGTCCGGCTCCCGGTGCCGGAGGCTACTATCCGCAGGCCCACGCCcccacagcagcagctgccgctCCACCTCAG GGTCCCATTTATAACAACGTCCAGCCAcgcaccacccaaccaccacAAAATGCCTACCCATCGGCACCACAAACCATCAGCACCGCCTACCCCACCAACCAGTACCCAGATAGTTATCCGcatcaggagcagcagcagcaacagcctgTGCAGTACACACAGGCGCAGTTCGGTCGGCAGCGCTCGAGGGAACCCGTCCAGGTTCCAGCTCCATCTCCAGCTCCCGCAACCGATCCCAGCGGTTATCCGTACCAGACTAACTATCAGTCCAACTATCCGCAGGAGCAGTTGCAGGCAGTGAACAATGTGGGTGGTGGCTGGAAACACATTGGTGCTCCGCAGCCCAAGTCACGCAGTGAATTCACCGCCGGCAATGGAGCCTATCCCCCGTTCCAGGGATcctaccagcagcagcagccgcag cagcagcagcagcagtacgGTGCTCCGTCTTAcgatggccagcagcagcagcctgcAGCACagtggcaacagcagcagcagcagcagtatcaGCCTCAATCGCAGGCTCAGGCGCCCTATCAGCCACCACAGTGGaaccagccgcagcagcagcagcagcagccatcgTACCAGGCTTCACCgtaccaacagcaacagcagcagcaacagccatCCTATTACCCACAGCAAAATGGTGGCGCGACCTATGCTCAACCCCCATACAATTCTTATTCGCAGCCCCAGTTGCCCTACTCGCAGGATCAGactgatctgcagcagcagcaacagcaacagcagcagcagcagcagcagtatcCGGGAGCCTACGCTGGCCAGGATAGCTACCGGGGCGCCAGTCCCGGCATCATCACCCTGCGCAAGGAGACTCCAGTCAGCCAGAAGCCTGCGCCAGTCTACACTTCGCAGCCAGCCGCCGTCAGTTATCAGG GAGGCAGCAAATTGCGCGGAGATTTGAAGTGGCCACCACCGGAGTACAAGGAGGCCGCGGCTCGCGAGAACGAGGAACGACGCCAGTTGGCGTTGGGCCCCGTCTGCCGTCCCAGGAGAGTCAACCGG CAGGACTACACACCCTTCTTTGCCAAGCACCAGTTGAACAATGGCTATCCCAGCTACAAGGTGCCTCCGGGCACCCAGCACATTTTCGGCTAA